Within Dysgonomonas sp. HDW5A, the genomic segment TAAACGGGTTTATGAAGATTTTGAGGAAAGCGATGGCTATAGAGTTTTAGTTGACCGTTTATGGCCAAGAGGCATGAAAAAAGAAAATCTTCACTACGATCTTTGGGCGAAAGATATAACCCCCTCTTCGACATTGCGTAAATGGTATCATCAGAATATGGATGAAAATTGGGAGGCTTTTGTTTCCGCTTATCAAAAGGAGTTAGATAATGTACCTGATATGGGTAGTTACATTGATGAGCTAAAAAAGCATCCCGTTGTTACCCTACTGTATGCATCTAAAGATTCAACACACAATCATGCTATAATCTTACAGAGTTATCTGGAGGCTCTTTTGGAGCATGCGAGGTAAGAAAAATAATAAAGGGTATATATTATAATGAGGAGGTTTCATAACTTCCTTTTTTTTGTTTTTAATGCATAAAATTCTCTTAGCTTCTTATTGTTTAATTTAACATAATTGAACGACGCTATGTATTGCTGTTCTAGTCCTTTATTTTCAAGTATTCTTACTGTATACTGTATGATATGTGTTACGTTCTTATTGTTTATTGTATGATATACAATAAATTGTCTTTCAAATATTTAACTTGATATTTTTTGATTAATGTATTTTGCGAATAAACTTCTTTTGTATATTTGTTCAATCCTAGTCGTATTGATCCAACTTAAGTTTAAGATATACCATGAAGCCAAATTTTATACATACCTATGTCTCTGTTGATTGCGTTGTTTTCGGTTTTGATGATGAGCAACTGAATATACTTTTGGTTCAGCGTAACAACATAGATGAGAACGATCCCAAAAGGTTAAAACTTCCCGGTAGTCTTATTTTTGATAACGAAGATGTGGATGACGCAGCTTCACGTGTTTTGTATGAACTTACAGGAATAAAGCGTATGACCTTAAAACAGTTCAGATGTTTTGCTGCACCTGATAGGGCGAGTAATCCCAAAGATATAAAATGGCTCGATCAAGCATATAAGCCCGATATCGACAGGCTTATAACAGTAGCTTATTTTTCGCTCTGCAGAATTGGGAGAAAGCTTAATGTTAGCAATATAACCAAATATAAAGCTGTAGAATGGTGCCCTTTGAGTGAACTTCCTAATATGCCATTCGATCACAATAAAATTGTCGAAGCATCTTTGGTTGATATTCGCCGTTGGATTGAGACTGATCCTGTTATCGTATTCGATTTACTGCCACAAAAATTTACAATCAGCCAATTGCATCGCCTTTACGAATCTATTTATAATAAGAAAATTGATATTCGTAATTTTCATAAAAAAGTGGCTACTATGACCTATGTATTGCCTTTGGCTGAAAAGCAATCAGGCGTATCACATCGTGCAGCACGCTACTATAAATTTGATAAAAAAGCATATAATAGATTGAAAACGAGTATTTAAAATCATTGATGAATTTTCCTTACTTAATACTGAATAAATAGGTCTTTGACCTTAATAACCATAAAACACATAAATCGTATGTATCTATTAGGATATGACATCGGTAGTTCTTCTGTAAAAGCCTGTTTGGTCGAAGCTGCATCCGGTAAGATAATAGCATCGGACTTTTACCCGAAAGAAGAGATGAAAATCACAGCAGTAAAACCGGGTTGGGCAGAGCAAGAGCCCGAAGAATGGTGGAGTAATTTGAAAAATGCCCATCAATCGATAATGACAAAATCGGGTGTCAAAAGTGAAGATATCAAGGCTATAGGTATTACATGGCAGATGCAT encodes:
- a CDS encoding DUF488 domain-containing protein: MTSIKIKRVYEDFEESDGYRVLVDRLWPRGMKKENLHYDLWAKDITPSSTLRKWYHQNMDENWEAFVSAYQKELDNVPDMGSYIDELKKHPVVTLLYASKDSTHNHAIILQSYLEALLEHAR
- a CDS encoding NUDIX domain-containing protein, translating into MKPNFIHTYVSVDCVVFGFDDEQLNILLVQRNNIDENDPKRLKLPGSLIFDNEDVDDAASRVLYELTGIKRMTLKQFRCFAAPDRASNPKDIKWLDQAYKPDIDRLITVAYFSLCRIGRKLNVSNITKYKAVEWCPLSELPNMPFDHNKIVEASLVDIRRWIETDPVIVFDLLPQKFTISQLHRLYESIYNKKIDIRNFHKKVATMTYVLPLAEKQSGVSHRAARYYKFDKKAYNRLKTSI